From Aristaeella lactis, the proteins below share one genomic window:
- a CDS encoding glycosyl hydrolase has product MKSSMKSICGIAAAVMTLLFIILSGTAEETGETMLVEAETGELKGHTAVAGNGGNQWVEGFKTAGEDSVSVEVPVSREGFYDIAVIQASQGGHKENPVLLDGQNIGSAVTDETTFGKSVLEHIWLSAGMHTLGVGTSWGHIRLDGFELKPSAALPEDLYTVPEKMCVGEASPEARKLYDWLRECYGKKILSGQQCAGGMYGMENQAIWRATGGDYPAVLGLDMIDYSPSRVEHGGESDKAVPYAVEYWNQGGIVTFCWHWNAPSPYLKEPWYSGFYTEHTSFNLGRVMNGEDEEGYRLLNRDIDAVAAQLLRLKEAGVPVLWRPLHEASGGWFWWGASGKEAYLKLYHLLFDRLTHEYGLNNLIWIWNGQDPEWYPGDDEVDMIGIDIYPGERVYDSQSASFIPLTRIAGERKMIVLSENGCIPDPERVFRDGTVWGYWCTWGGEFVLRNTKFNKPSEQYTESDMIRKAYSDMRVVTRKDLPDFRAADGD; this is encoded by the coding sequence ATGAAAAGCAGTATGAAAAGCATATGCGGAATCGCAGCAGCGGTCATGACCCTGCTTTTCATCATTCTCTCCGGGACAGCAGAAGAGACGGGAGAAACGATGTTAGTGGAAGCGGAAACAGGTGAACTGAAGGGACATACTGCCGTTGCCGGAAACGGCGGGAATCAGTGGGTGGAAGGCTTTAAAACTGCCGGGGAGGATTCTGTTTCGGTAGAGGTGCCGGTCTCCCGGGAAGGTTTTTATGATATCGCGGTTATCCAGGCAAGCCAGGGCGGGCACAAGGAAAACCCGGTGCTCCTGGACGGGCAGAATATCGGAAGCGCGGTTACAGATGAAACGACGTTCGGGAAAAGCGTGCTGGAACATATCTGGCTGTCCGCAGGTATGCATACCCTGGGTGTCGGTACCAGCTGGGGACATATCCGGCTGGACGGGTTTGAGCTGAAGCCTTCCGCTGCGCTGCCGGAGGACCTGTATACCGTTCCGGAAAAAATGTGCGTCGGCGAAGCCTCACCGGAAGCGCGGAAGCTGTATGACTGGCTGCGGGAATGCTACGGGAAAAAGATCCTTTCCGGCCAGCAGTGTGCCGGCGGAATGTACGGAATGGAAAACCAGGCAATCTGGCGGGCAACGGGCGGTGATTATCCAGCGGTTCTCGGACTGGACATGATCGATTATTCTCCCAGCCGCGTGGAGCATGGCGGCGAGAGCGACAAGGCGGTCCCGTACGCGGTTGAATACTGGAACCAGGGCGGGATCGTGACCTTTTGCTGGCACTGGAACGCACCATCGCCCTATCTGAAGGAACCCTGGTATTCGGGCTTTTATACCGAGCATACCAGCTTCAACCTGGGCAGGGTCATGAACGGAGAGGATGAAGAGGGATACCGGCTCCTGAACAGGGATATCGACGCGGTGGCGGCGCAGCTGCTGCGGCTGAAGGAAGCCGGGGTACCGGTGCTGTGGCGGCCGCTGCATGAGGCCAGCGGCGGGTGGTTCTGGTGGGGAGCCTCCGGAAAGGAAGCATACCTGAAACTGTATCACCTGCTGTTTGACCGGCTGACCCATGAATACGGCCTCAACAACCTGATCTGGATCTGGAACGGACAGGATCCGGAGTGGTATCCGGGGGATGACGAGGTGGATATGATCGGCATCGACATCTATCCCGGGGAACGTGTTTATGATTCCCAGAGCGCGTCCTTCATACCGCTGACGCGGATCGCGGGGGAACGGAAGATGATCGTGCTGTCCGAGAACGGCTGCATTCCGGATCCGGAGCGGGTATTCCGGGACGGAACTGTCTGGGGATACTGGTGCACCTGGGGCGGTGAATTTGTGCTTCGGAACACAAAATTCAACAAGCCTTCAGAGCAGTATACAGAATCGGATATGATCCGGAAGGCCTATTCGGACATGCGGGTCGTGACCCGGAAGGATCTGCCCGATTTCCGCGCGGCGGACGGAGACTGA
- a CDS encoding carbohydrate ABC transporter permease, with product MTVLSLKHRKRNRIRETRKDRIFNTFNLFFWILVLFIVLYPLWLILIASVSDPDAVLQAKVLLWPVDFSLMGYETVLQNSELLRSYVNSIFYTVVGSALSVIITLAAAYALSRKFAGKKLVNLAITFTMFFSGGLIPIFLNVLNLGLWNTRAIMILMNLVSVWNLMVARTYIQTTIPEDLYEAAVIDGSNHFTYFFKCVLPLSGTIVAVLSVYYGVARWNDYFTAQVMLRDRALFPLQRVLREILASLTSTGSSDTFFAAYADNLGGLQAALRKAEVAKYCCIVVATVPAVFLYIFMQKYFVKGVMIGSVKG from the coding sequence ATGACTGTACTGTCCCTTAAACACAGGAAGCGCAACCGGATCCGTGAAACCCGGAAGGACAGGATCTTTAACACTTTCAATCTCTTCTTCTGGATCCTGGTCCTGTTTATTGTCCTCTATCCTCTCTGGCTGATCCTGATTGCTTCCGTCTCGGATCCGGATGCGGTGCTGCAGGCAAAAGTCCTGCTGTGGCCGGTTGACTTTTCCCTGATGGGATACGAGACCGTTTTACAGAACAGCGAGCTGCTGCGCAGCTATGTGAACTCCATTTTCTACACCGTTGTCGGTTCAGCCCTGAGCGTTATCATCACCCTGGCCGCCGCCTATGCGCTGTCCCGTAAATTTGCCGGCAAAAAGCTGGTAAACCTGGCCATTACTTTTACCATGTTCTTCTCCGGCGGCCTGATCCCGATCTTCCTGAACGTCCTGAACCTGGGGCTGTGGAACACCCGGGCAATCATGATCCTGATGAACCTGGTCTCCGTCTGGAACCTGATGGTAGCCCGAACCTATATCCAGACCACCATTCCGGAAGATCTTTACGAAGCTGCTGTCATCGACGGATCCAACCATTTCACCTACTTCTTCAAATGCGTCCTGCCCCTGTCCGGCACGATTGTCGCTGTGCTTTCAGTGTATTACGGGGTCGCCCGGTGGAATGACTATTTCACCGCCCAGGTCATGCTGCGCGACCGTGCGCTGTTCCCCCTGCAGAGGGTTCTCCGGGAAATCCTGGCCTCCCTCACTTCCACCGGTTCTTCCGATACCTTCTTCGCAGCCTACGCGGATAACCTGGGCGGCCTGCAGGCAGCTCTCCGCAAGGCGGAAGTCGCGAAGTACTGCTGTATTGTGGTAGCTACTGTTCCGGCTGTTTTCCTGTACATCTTCATGCAGAAGTACTTTGTCAAAGGCGTCATGATCGGGTCTGTCAAAGGATAA
- a CDS encoding MGH1-like glycoside hydrolase domain-containing protein: MSFRTEDEKLQRVYDAAEKKCLLNLKDFSGDTVLVEGGGYEKIWLETQPMGGEMYALRNLEAAKNNILLFMKHQREDGRMPGSIQHINGKTEPQFNKYQGFCFPDPALNLYYLMGKDGEYLEQLKEALIRFDACLWRTRDVSGDGLLSSFCVYDTGEDLAVRYGDAPCWWEEDEPPEGYGVVPMASMDVTSWSFAARRAAAEICRIQGDPAFTDWEKKAGDVADALRRRLWDARRGALYDRDRAGKTINILCHNTLRCMYWGSVSRDMADRFVKEHLLNASEFWTPFPLPSVAADDPAFRNAPENNWSGQPEGLTYQRAITALERYGYARIVTALGKKLIDAVDANGCRFTQQYDPFTGKASLVDEADHRPVSGDSGEKVQDAYGPTMLACLEYIAHRFGIHPHMGQVWFSLDRGKPYEYEAAFYGHRYGIRSDGKKAEIRADGKDIGRFSCGRRIVTNENGDFLRTEQI; the protein is encoded by the coding sequence GTGAGCTTCCGAACGGAAGATGAGAAACTGCAGCGGGTTTATGACGCGGCAGAAAAAAAGTGCCTCCTGAACCTGAAGGATTTCAGCGGCGACACCGTGCTGGTGGAAGGAGGCGGGTATGAAAAGATCTGGCTGGAAACACAGCCGATGGGCGGGGAAATGTATGCCCTGCGGAACCTTGAGGCCGCGAAGAACAATATTCTCCTTTTTATGAAACATCAGCGGGAGGACGGACGTATGCCCGGCTCCATCCAGCATATCAACGGAAAAACAGAACCGCAGTTCAATAAATACCAGGGATTCTGCTTCCCTGATCCGGCCCTGAACCTGTATTACCTGATGGGAAAAGACGGGGAATACCTGGAACAGCTGAAGGAAGCGCTGATCCGCTTTGACGCCTGTTTATGGAGGACGAGGGATGTTTCGGGGGACGGGCTGCTTTCTTCCTTCTGTGTGTATGATACGGGAGAGGATCTGGCGGTCCGCTACGGGGACGCGCCCTGCTGGTGGGAGGAGGATGAACCGCCGGAAGGATACGGGGTGGTTCCCATGGCCAGCATGGATGTGACGAGCTGGAGCTTCGCGGCGCGTCGCGCGGCGGCAGAGATCTGCCGCATTCAGGGAGATCCGGCTTTTACGGACTGGGAAAAGAAGGCGGGAGACGTGGCGGATGCCCTGCGCAGGCGACTGTGGGATGCCAGGCGCGGCGCACTGTATGACCGGGACCGGGCGGGAAAAACGATCAATATCCTGTGCCATAACACGCTGCGTTGCATGTATTGGGGAAGCGTTTCCCGGGATATGGCAGACCGGTTTGTGAAGGAACACCTGCTGAACGCTTCGGAATTCTGGACGCCGTTCCCCCTGCCGAGCGTTGCCGCGGATGACCCGGCTTTCCGGAACGCACCGGAGAATAACTGGAGCGGACAGCCGGAGGGCCTGACCTACCAGCGGGCCATCACCGCCCTTGAGCGGTACGGGTATGCCCGGATCGTGACGGCCCTGGGGAAGAAACTGATCGATGCTGTTGACGCGAACGGCTGCCGGTTTACCCAGCAATATGACCCGTTTACCGGGAAGGCTTCGCTGGTGGACGAGGCGGACCATCGGCCGGTCAGCGGAGACAGCGGCGAAAAGGTCCAGGATGCCTACGGCCCGACAATGCTCGCCTGCCTGGAGTATATTGCCCACCGCTTCGGAATCCATCCGCATATGGGGCAGGTGTGGTTCAGCCTTGACCGCGGAAAACCATATGAATATGAAGCGGCCTTTTACGGCCATCGCTACGGGATCCGGAGCGATGGAAAGAAAGCGGAGATCCGGGCTGACGGAAAGGATATCGGCAGGTTCAGCTGCGGCAGACGCATCGTAACGAATGAAAACGGGGACTTCCTGCGGACAGAGCAGATTTAG
- a CDS encoding ABC transporter permease, with amino-acid sequence MSLSSSPLAYRGGIRHRIAMTLRRDWQLWVLLLPCLVFFIVFCYFPMYGIQIAFKDYKAVLKIEGSPWVGLKHFEKFFGSYYCGRMFLNTFLLNFYGLLFGFPVPIILAILLNQLNSKRFKGFAQTAVYVPHFISTVVLAGMIYLFFSPTNGIINHLITAAGGKSIYFIMEPGWFRPLFIGSDIWQNAGWNTILYIATLTGIDPQLYEAATIDGATRWEKIKHIDIPHLIPIAVMMLILNSGSLLQSNTDKALLLQTSGNMATSDIFGVYVYNVGIAAPKAQYSYASAIGLCLNIINFVIIMGVNAVSRKMSDISLF; translated from the coding sequence ATGAGTCTTTCCTCATCCCCGCTGGCTTATCGCGGAGGGATCCGGCACAGAATAGCTATGACCCTGCGCAGGGACTGGCAGCTGTGGGTACTGCTGCTCCCCTGTCTGGTTTTCTTTATTGTCTTCTGTTACTTCCCCATGTACGGTATCCAGATCGCATTCAAGGATTATAAGGCAGTACTCAAAATTGAGGGAAGCCCCTGGGTAGGCCTGAAACATTTTGAAAAATTCTTTGGCAGCTATTACTGCGGAAGAATGTTCCTGAACACTTTTCTGCTGAACTTCTACGGCCTGCTGTTCGGTTTCCCCGTCCCGATCATACTGGCCATCCTGCTGAATCAGCTGAACAGCAAGCGCTTCAAGGGATTTGCCCAGACTGCGGTCTATGTGCCTCACTTCATTTCCACCGTGGTGCTGGCCGGAATGATTTACCTCTTTTTTTCCCCAACCAACGGCATCATCAACCACCTGATTACTGCCGCCGGCGGAAAAAGCATCTACTTTATTATGGAACCCGGCTGGTTCCGGCCGCTCTTCATCGGTTCGGATATCTGGCAGAACGCGGGATGGAACACCATTCTTTATATCGCGACCCTCACCGGTATTGATCCCCAGCTGTACGAAGCCGCAACTATCGACGGCGCCACCCGCTGGGAAAAGATCAAGCATATTGATATCCCCCATCTGATTCCCATTGCGGTCATGATGCTGATCCTGAACAGCGGTTCCCTGCTGCAATCCAACACGGACAAGGCGCTGCTCCTGCAGACCAGCGGCAACATGGCCACCTCGGATATCTTTGGCGTCTATGTCTACAACGTCGGCATTGCCGCCCCCAAGGCCCAGTATTCCTATGCTTCCGCCATCGGCCTTTGTCTGAACATCATCAACTTCGTCATTATTATGGGCGTGAACGCTGTCTCCCGCAAAATGAGCGACATCAGCCTGTTCTGA
- a CDS encoding glycoside hydrolase family 28 protein, with protein sequence METIREGKEPSWCRELKTNMARMAQELIKVVRERTDGGPIFTPEEFGYQPGETATEAIQGAIEAAAEQGGIVRLGNGDYVSGTLVMRSGVCLEVRAGSRLLGSTDLRDYPEHHAARLTVQDTSMGMHQSLLFAEGCENICLRGGGVIDGRGSPAHFPGEETAQGTPGRPFLIRMIDCRNVHIADLTMKDAACWMQNYLNCENLLLEGLTVRNHANYNNDGMDIDGCRNVVIRNCRVSSGDDALCFKGAGQRELSRVLVEDCDFYSACNAVKVGTDTQGDFRQVYIRRCRIGGLAEDPSGLKHACADSGISLEMVDGGTLENFLIEDIHMIRAWSPFFLRLENRGRVKPGDPAPGPGTLRRVLFSDIRGRETGPRGSYLLGIPEKPIEDIAFRRVLLRQETSRRPVRKEKDFDEMRGVYPDAHMIDPVGDAPAYALWARHVRGLSLDGYEVIPEGKERRPAYIFTDTEF encoded by the coding sequence ATGGAGACCATTCGGGAGGGAAAGGAACCTTCCTGGTGCCGGGAACTCAAGACAAACATGGCGCGGATGGCGCAGGAACTGATAAAGGTTGTCCGGGAACGGACAGACGGGGGGCCGATCTTTACGCCGGAGGAATTCGGGTACCAGCCCGGGGAAACGGCGACCGAAGCCATCCAGGGAGCGATCGAAGCGGCAGCAGAGCAGGGCGGGATCGTGCGGCTCGGGAACGGAGATTACGTCAGCGGAACGCTGGTAATGCGCTCCGGCGTATGCCTGGAGGTCCGGGCAGGCTCCCGGCTGCTGGGCAGCACGGATCTTCGCGACTATCCGGAGCATCACGCCGCGCGGCTGACGGTCCAGGATACCAGTATGGGTATGCACCAGTCGCTGCTCTTTGCTGAAGGATGTGAGAATATCTGCCTGCGGGGCGGAGGTGTCATTGACGGGCGGGGAAGCCCGGCGCATTTTCCCGGGGAGGAGACGGCCCAGGGTACGCCGGGCCGGCCGTTCCTGATCCGGATGATCGACTGCCGGAACGTTCATATCGCGGACCTGACCATGAAAGACGCCGCCTGCTGGATGCAGAACTACCTGAACTGTGAAAACCTGCTGCTGGAAGGGCTTACGGTCCGCAACCATGCCAACTATAACAATGACGGGATGGATATAGACGGATGCCGGAATGTGGTGATCCGGAACTGCCGGGTCAGCAGCGGGGATGACGCGCTCTGCTTTAAAGGCGCAGGCCAGCGGGAACTGAGCCGGGTTCTGGTGGAAGACTGCGATTTTTATTCCGCGTGCAACGCGGTGAAGGTGGGAACAGATACCCAGGGGGATTTCCGGCAGGTGTATATCCGCCGCTGCCGAATCGGCGGCCTGGCAGAGGATCCGTCCGGGCTGAAGCATGCCTGCGCGGACAGCGGGATCTCCCTTGAAATGGTGGACGGCGGAACGCTGGAGAATTTTCTGATCGAGGATATCCATATGATCCGCGCCTGGAGCCCGTTCTTCCTGCGGCTGGAAAACCGAGGAAGGGTCAAACCGGGGGATCCGGCACCCGGCCCGGGGACCCTGCGCCGGGTTCTGTTTTCGGATATCCGCGGACGGGAGACAGGCCCCCGCGGTTCCTATCTGCTGGGGATCCCTGAAAAGCCGATAGAGGACATCGCTTTCCGCCGGGTTCTCCTGCGGCAGGAGACTTCCCGCCGGCCTGTGCGGAAAGAAAAGGATTTTGATGAAATGCGCGGCGTGTATCCGGACGCCCATATGATCGATCCGGTGGGAGACGCCCCGGCCTATGCCCTTTGGGCGCGCCATGTACGGGGTTTGTCCCTGGACGGGTATGAAGTGATCCCGGAGGGGAAGGAACGACGACCGGCGTATATCTTTACGGACACAGAATTTTAA